AGATCCTCAGTCAGAAACACGGCTTCCAATGCACCGTTCTGTTTGCCTTCGGGCCGGACTCAGCCGACTACATCGATGCCAACAACCACCAGGGGCTTCGCGGCCTGGACGCACTGGATGACGCCGATCTGATGATTATCGGAACGCGCTATCGGCAGCCGGATGCCGCCGGAGCAAAGCATGTGACGGACTTTCTGAATGCCGGCAAGCCAATCATCGGCATTCGCACTTCAACGCATGCGTTCAACGGTGACGGCAGCTTCGGAGGCATCGGGTACGCAGAATTCGGTCGGAAAGTGCTGGGCGAGGAATGGGTCAGCCACCACGGCAGGCACAAGGTGGAAGGCGCTCGAGGAGTCATCACGGAAGACTTCGCCGACCACCCGATTCTGAACGGAGTCACCGACGTGTTCGCTCCCAGCGATGTTTACGGCGTCATCCATCTGACGGACGACGATCAAATCCTGATGAAGGGAGCGGTGACGGAAAGTCTTGACCCCGGCTCAGCCATCGTCGATGGCCCGGTGAACGATCCCATGCAGCCATTCGCGTGGCTGCACACCTACGAAAGTCCGGACAGGAAGAAGACAGGCCGTTCGTTCTGCACGACCGCCGGCGCGTCGGTTGATTTGGTGAACGAAGATCTGCGGCGGATGCTTGTCAACGCGGCCTTTTTCTTGCTCAACAAAGACGTTCCGGAACACGCGGATGTCGACTTTGTGGACCCGTTTTATCCCAGCTTCTACGGCTTCATCACCGATAAGTCGTACTGGAAGAACGCGAATCTGAAACCCGCTGATCTGGGACTGGGCAAGAGCCCGCGACTGCCCGATCCGCCGGGAAGTCCCGAGTGGAATTTCCGTCCGGTTCCGCCGCAGTAGCGCTACTCGCGGGATTCGCCCTGCTGTCGCCACTCAACAAAAAAGCCCCGCAATCCGATCAGGCTGCGGGGCTTCGTTCGTTGTTGCCGGAGCCGGCTATTTCTGAGGCATGCCGCCGGCGGAAGGCAGTCCATCCTTCGATGGTCCTCCGCCGGGAGGCCCCGCAGTGGGATTCTCCGGAATCACCGGATCATTGGAACCGCCGCAGCCAATCATGCAGCTTGACAGAAACAACCCGAACAGCACTGAACGCACAATTCTCATTGCAAACTGTTCCGCAAGAACAAGGGTGATGCCACAGCCCGGA
The Planctomycetaceae bacterium genome window above contains:
- a CDS encoding ThuA domain-containing protein, giving the protein MRLPRLLLLLTLTLSCAADCSSADDRLVFDAKNAEGKPPHVVLIAGDDEYRTEESMPMLAKILSQKHGFQCTVLFAFGPDSADYIDANNHQGLRGLDALDDADLMIIGTRYRQPDAAGAKHVTDFLNAGKPIIGIRTSTHAFNGDGSFGGIGYAEFGRKVLGEEWVSHHGRHKVEGARGVITEDFADHPILNGVTDVFAPSDVYGVIHLTDDDQILMKGAVTESLDPGSAIVDGPVNDPMQPFAWLHTYESPDRKKTGRSFCTTAGASVDLVNEDLRRMLVNAAFFLLNKDVPEHADVDFVDPFYPSFYGFITDKSYWKNANLKPADLGLGKSPRLPDPPGSPEWNFRPVPPQ